The Rubricoccus marinus nucleotide sequence TGAGGGCTCGATCCCCGCATCGGCGAGCGCGGCCTGCACGTCGCCGAACGCCTCGGTAGGAGCCTCAACGACGAAGACGGGCGCGCCGTCCTCGCTTTCGTCTTTGCGTAGATCCTCGGCGCCGGCGTCGGCGACGAGGAGGAACAGGTCCTCCTCGGTCAGGTCGGCGGCGGGGATCTCGAAGATGGCTTTCTGATCGAACAGGAACGCGACCGATCCCGAGGTGCCCATGTTGCCGCCCGCTTTGGAGAACAGGCTCCGCACGTCCGCGACCGTCCGGTTCGTGTTGTCTGTCAGCGCGTCCACGTACACCGCGATGCCGTTTGGCCCGTAGCCCTCGTAGCTCAGCTCCTCGTAATCCGCGCCCTCGATCTCACCGGTCCCGCGCTTGATCGCGCGCTCGATGTTGTCCTTGGGCATGTTCTCCGCCTTCGCCTTGTCGACGAACAGCGCGAGTCGGGGGTTCATGTCCGGATCGCCGCCATCGCGGGCGGCCACCATCATGTCGCGCGTGATGCGCGCCCACACCTTGCTGCGGCGGGCGTCCGCGACGCCCTTCTTCCGCTTGATCTTCGACCACTTGTTGTGCCCGGCCATACCTGTACCGTCTGTTTGCGGCAAGGTACGGCGGCCTGGGGCGGCATCGCGCCGCCAGAGGCCTCTGGCGCGGCCTACGCGCCCACGAGCACGCGCATGACCAGAACCACGAGCATGGGAACGGTCACGCCGAGAAGCGCGAGCAGAGTCAGGAGGTCGTCGCGGGCGGGGCTGGTCATGGCGAGACGCTCAGGGCCACGACCGTCACCAAGATGACGAGGCTTGCGAGGGCGGTAAGGAAACGGTCGGACATGGGAGCGTGCGGGGCAGTGCACAACGCCTGTACAGAGCTGTGCCGCCGAGCGCCTCTTGCGTTTGGCGTCTCCTCCGGGAACGATTCCGTGCCTCTGGCGCGGTCGCCAGGGGCTGCGTCTCCGCTGCCTTCGACGGGCTTACCGCGCGACGGTCGTCCACGTATCGCCCACCTCGTCACCGTCCAAGACGTGGAGCTCGCGCTGCGTCGCCACGGCCACGCAGGCGTGGTTGGGCACGAGCATGACCGGGTCGCCGACGTCGTAGATGGAGCCACCGGGCGTGTCTACCCATCCGTGCTCCTCGCTGAGCGCGCTTACCGTCGCGTGCGGGTGGAGGATCATCTTCTGGCGGCTGTACAGGACGGTCCCGAAGCCTCTGGCGCCGGGGAACGTGTCGGCGGTGAGCGTTTTCTTGCCGGCGTCTGTGATGACGCGTTCGGTCCCGTCGTCGAAGCGCTGCTTGGAGACGACCGTCCCAATACAAGACAGCGCGCAGTCCTGCAGCGTCGCGGCGCCGAGCGCGACCTGCATCGCATCGTGGAAAACGTACGTGCCGGGCCGGATCTCGGTGATGCGGAAGCCGGCCTCTTCACGGTTGCTAAAGCGCGAGACGCCCGGCGTGGAGCCGACCGAGAGTTCGGCGGTCGCGGGGTCTAGAAAGCCGCCGCTGGCGAGCACGCCTGCAAGGGCCAGCACGCGGTCGCGCTCGGACTCCATCGCGCGGAGCAGGGCGTCGCCGGGCGTTTCCCCTTCCTCGGGTCCGGCGTAGGCGTCGCCGCCGTGCGAGAGCAGGCCGACGAGGCGGACGCCAGAGGCGTCCCGGACCTGCGTGGCGAGCGCGAGCGCGGCCTCGTCGTCGTCCCAGCCCACGCCGCAGCGTCCGTAGCCGGCATCGACCTCCATGAGCACGTCCACCTCCGGGCCGCTCGCGAAGGCCTCCGACGCGAGACGGACGCCTTCGGCGGAGTCCACGCTGAACGAGATCCTCGTGCCGCCAGAGGCGAGCGCCTGCAGCCGCTCCAGCTTCTGCGGCCCCACGATGGGCGTCGCAAGCCGGATGTCGTCGAACCCCGCCTCGGCGAACGCCTCGGCCTCGTCCACGGTCGCGACGGTGATGCCTCTGGCGCCGCGCTCTACCTGGAGCCGCGCGAGGTCCGGCGATTTGTGCGTTTTGACGTGCGGGCGCAGCGCGACCTCCATCGCGTCGGCGCGGGCCTGCATGGCGTCCAGGTTGGCGTGCAACCGCGCGCGATCGATGAGGAGGGCGGGCGTGGGGAGATCAGAGAGCAGCATGTCGCCAGAGGCAGAGGGGAGGATGCCAACGTTACACAGCCGCGCCCGGCTCCGCAGAGGAGCCGGGCGCGAGAATGGGGCCGCCAGAGGCGCGGGCCGCTGAGGCCTCTGGCGGACTCTACTTCACGAGGCGGAGCGTGTACGGGTACTCGTACCACTCGCCATCGAGCGCGCGCACTGCGGCGATCACGCCGTAGATCACCGAGCCGACCGCGACACCGAGCATGGTGAGCAAGCCGAGGCCGAACACGATGATGAGCGGGATCGAGATCAGGACGGCGAGGAGCGTCGAGAGGTGGAAGTTGATCGCCTCCTTTGCGTGGAACGCCGCGAAATCGGACTCGTCACGCTTGAGGAAGTAGATGATGATCGGCACGATCAGGCCGACGCCGATAAGCGGGGAGAGGTGCGCCATCGCCGAAATCGTCCGGTCGCTCTGCTGGACATCGTCGTCATAGAACTCGCGGCCGTAGGTGTCGAACTCGTCGAACTCTTCGGGGCGGGCGGTAGAGGGGCGGGCTTCCATGGGGGGGGAGGTCGGAACGTCGCCTCTCTACGCGAGCCACCCCGCGAGGGTTACGCCTCTGGCGCCAGAGGCCCCGACCGATTCGCCCAAACAAGAGAGCGCCCGACAGGGGGGGCTGTCGGACGCTCGGGTGTCGGGGAGCATAGTGTGCTATGCGAGGGCGGCGGTTGCAAAGCACGCTCAACCCGA carries:
- a CDS encoding YebC/PmpR family DNA-binding transcriptional regulator, with protein sequence MAGHNKWSKIKRKKGVADARRSKVWARITRDMMVAARDGGDPDMNPRLALFVDKAKAENMPKDNIERAIKRGTGEIEGADYEELSYEGYGPNGIAVYVDALTDNTNRTVADVRSLFSKAGGNMGTSGSVAFLFDQKAIFEIPAADLTEEDLFLLVADAGAEDLRKDESEDGAPVFVVEAPTEAFGDVQAALADAGIEPSEASLQQIPTTTTALAPEDAAKVLRLLEALDEHQDIQAVYSTLEMTDETLASLS
- a CDS encoding alanine racemase; the protein is MLLSDLPTPALLIDRARLHANLDAMQARADAMEVALRPHVKTHKSPDLARLQVERGARGITVATVDEAEAFAEAGFDDIRLATPIVGPQKLERLQALASGGTRISFSVDSAEGVRLASEAFASGPEVDVLMEVDAGYGRCGVGWDDDEAALALATQVRDASGVRLVGLLSHGGDAYAGPEEGETPGDALLRAMESERDRVLALAGVLASGGFLDPATAELSVGSTPGVSRFSNREEAGFRITEIRPGTYVFHDAMQVALGAATLQDCALSCIGTVVSKQRFDDGTERVITDAGKKTLTADTFPGARGFGTVLYSRQKMILHPHATVSALSEEHGWVDTPGGSIYDVGDPVMLVPNHACVAVATQRELHVLDGDEVGDTWTTVAR
- a CDS encoding DUF4870 domain-containing protein, whose translation is MEARPSTARPEEFDEFDTYGREFYDDDVQQSDRTISAMAHLSPLIGVGLIVPIIIYFLKRDESDFAAFHAKEAINFHLSTLLAVLISIPLIIVFGLGLLTMLGVAVGSVIYGVIAAVRALDGEWYEYPYTLRLVK